Proteins from a genomic interval of Paenibacillus lentus:
- a CDS encoding AraC family transcriptional regulator, whose translation MMPFLLAEFTNLEEILPLYVYCVGSHEQKHLERPEGYPAHQLFLSRSGQGIFRIPDQADMLLTPGTALILPANQPHAYFPYESTENWDLGFVAFDGKAAESLLEQMNQLVLTVLQVPNFELLWSQLESLWQLISLNGEQAYWEASKRIYGMTISLLEGQTSDKKILKRVTSSGSPQPALQAAVKLIHDHYNERLLLTNVARAAGYSPQHFHRLFVSSYGMTPQQYILQLRMRRATQLLQENPAITVESVAEKLGMETSYFIRMFRRTYGVTPKKFKDQI comes from the coding sequence ATGATGCCTTTTCTGCTAGCCGAATTCACGAATTTGGAAGAAATACTCCCTCTCTATGTTTACTGCGTCGGCAGCCATGAACAAAAACACCTAGAGCGTCCCGAGGGCTATCCTGCGCATCAGCTGTTTTTGTCCAGAAGCGGTCAAGGGATCTTCAGAATTCCTGATCAAGCCGATATGCTTTTGACACCCGGTACGGCCTTGATCCTGCCCGCTAATCAACCACATGCCTACTTTCCTTATGAATCAACGGAAAATTGGGATTTAGGCTTTGTGGCCTTTGACGGCAAGGCGGCAGAATCCCTTTTAGAGCAAATGAATCAACTCGTGCTAACCGTTCTGCAGGTACCCAACTTTGAACTGCTCTGGAGCCAACTGGAATCACTGTGGCAGCTGATCAGCCTTAACGGGGAACAGGCTTATTGGGAAGCCTCCAAGCGTATCTACGGCATGACAATCTCCCTGCTCGAAGGGCAAACCAGCGATAAAAAAATCCTAAAACGCGTCACTTCCTCGGGAAGCCCTCAGCCTGCCCTACAAGCCGCTGTAAAGCTAATTCATGATCATTATAACGAGAGACTACTGTTAACGAATGTGGCCCGAGCTGCCGGATATTCCCCTCAGCATTTTCACCGTTTGTTCGTATCCAGCTACGGCATGACACCGCAGCAGTACATTTTGCAATTACGAATGCGCAGAGCGACCCAACTGCTTCAGGAGAATCCCGCTATCACAGTGGAGAGCGTTGCGGAAAAGCTCGGCATGGAGACAAGCTATTTTATCCGCATGTTCAGACGGACTTATGGGGTGACGCCCAAAAAATTCAAAGACCAAATCTAG